The Candidatus Delongbacteria bacterium genomic sequence GTTCGAATTTTATTATGCGATTATATAAGTGCAAACGACAGTTATTTCTCAATGTTAAAAGGATTGACTACTGGAATTTTGCATAAACCATGGTCAAATGATCAACTAAATAATTATATTTACACGCTGTTAGAGATAAATAAAACCTTAAAAGAAAATAGAGCTAAACTTGAGCGAATTGAGAACCTTTTAGAATTGCCAAAAAGCACTCAGGATGTAATTACTTTTTTTGACCATCTCGATGATTTAAAGAATACTCGCATTGTTTCAAGTCAAATCATCAAAAAACCAAAACTTTCTTTGATGTTACTCCAAATCGCTAATTCAGCTTTCTATAGTGAAGGCAAAATTCTTTCTCTTGATTCAGCAGTGAACCGTCTTGGATTTAATATGGTTAAAATAATCCTAATGTTTTTTAATCTCATCGAATCATATAAAGACAAAGAAAATATTCTAAAGGAAGTAACAAAAATTTTTATCGATGCTCTTATAAGCAGCATTGTTTTTCCTGAATTTCATAGAATGGCACATGAAGAGATAGTAACGAATGAGATCGCGTCGATAGCTTTTACACAAGATATTGGTATGCTAATACTTCTTCTGGTCGATTATAAAGCTTACAAAGAAACTTGTAATTGCAACGATTTAGAAATGTTCGATAAAGTTAGTAGTTCTTGTAGATTTAATCACAAAATAATTGGAGGTTATTTTTTAAGAAAGTGGAATATGCCGGAGATAAATGTAGAAGCGGCAATGTATCATAACACTACAGAAGGATATTCAAAGTTACATTCTAAATACATCTCAACTTTAAAAACTGTTAATCAATTTATAGATATGGTTGAAAATGATTTTCCAGATCCTGACTACGAAAGTTTTGAAAATGGCAGATGGAGTATCTACGCTTTAGAAGAGATCGGTATGAAAATTATGACATTAAAACAACAATTAGATGACGACCTGAAAAAACTCATTGAAACATAAAAAATCCCGAGCAATCGGGATTTTTTATATTGATATGATCAGAAAAAGAAACTATTTAGCAACAGAAATTGTTTTCCCTGCCTTAATACATCTTGTACAAGCTTTAATCTTGAAAGATTCTTCGCCAATTCTGATTCTTACGGATTGTACGTTAGGGTTGAAAACTCTTTTAGAAGTTCCAGTGATGTTCAAACCAACTCCACCCTTTTTTTTCGACATACCTCTTCTGCAGATTGATCCACCGTGCATCGGAGCTTTTCCGCAAATGTCACACATTCTAGACATTCGATACCTCTGTAATTTATTTCAATTCTTTACTCTTTCAGAGTTTTTGCAAATATATGGTAAGTATTGCCAAAAATCAAGTTTTACTCATTTTATTTTAAAAAATGTTCCATATTTTTGAGATTTATAAACACTATAATTCTCTATTCATCATATAAATGAGAATTAATAGTTTATC encodes the following:
- a CDS encoding HDOD domain-containing protein, with protein sequence MSKTVLFIDDDENILKSLRRTVLKSDFTSIFCNNTDKIKEFIEKNDIEIAVVDFSMPKMSGIEVLRHIRDHNPEIVRILLCDYISANDSYFSMLKGLTTGILHKPWSNDQLNNYIYTLLEINKTLKENRAKLERIENLLELPKSTQDVITFFDHLDDLKNTRIVSSQIIKKPKLSLMLLQIANSAFYSEGKILSLDSAVNRLGFNMVKIILMFFNLIESYKDKENILKEVTKIFIDALISSIVFPEFHRMAHEEIVTNEIASIAFTQDIGMLILLLVDYKAYKETCNCNDLEMFDKVSSSCRFNHKIIGGYFLRKWNMPEINVEAAMYHNTTEGYSKLHSKYISTLKTVNQFIDMVENDFPDPDYESFENGRWSIYALEEIGMKIMTLKQQLDDDLKKLIET
- the rpmB gene encoding 50S ribosomal protein L28 is translated as MSRMCDICGKAPMHGGSICRRGMSKKKGGVGLNITGTSKRVFNPNVQSVRIRIGEESFKIKACTRCIKAGKTISVAK